Proteins encoded by one window of Candidatus Zixiibacteriota bacterium:
- a CDS encoding tetratricopeptide repeat protein: protein MNRLAYLILALAIGIVFPAHIAQAGNRVSVELSLLQKVDDKQATRVVSDTASVPDDGALTVQLGNLVFDLELLSVSDEAVNLRIEMITSGPGTKRFFASYIVPYGLPIIIDSVIVRNKSLYRASVTPLAICEIERECQHDVTDTTAFLSDPAPHFQIYYVPESLGDYHWNGLRAYLEEEGRALDRLCRFDDPQPTSFFILPCRPTSVHFDKYYDFAIDPVKDNVMAIYNHDEKHVSSLPVNMLKFYRYWGYAPRFFAEGIGAFADFNDFYLKEYLGKHSLPDLRKYFNSEAFLAFPDREVMRQAAGSFCNYLVSRYGITKFKEFWDISTDLTAASDLASVYDISADWLVGEWEQYLNTLKIDNRLFRYHAQRLSHLRDYEEANRLLLIRFKATGGDREQMLEIGNYFYLLGDYENAQEYFGKVLREDSVKVTDVLTYANMLLMNGKLDSALTWYGKAILQDSTEGVAYYKTGRIYHHLGDLDKALEYYHKAAAESEDLGVVIDAQIGIGLCLRELNDEDSASVYFASALNGSKVIMVGGDPKPAAIMRAGEAFLQLGQPEAAIEHLEFAIFVEERLFYIGRMALALGEAYDLLGNRTAAIESYNLTKSAPGGYLFREEADKYISKPFTLKR from the coding sequence ATGAACAGACTAGCGTATCTGATACTTGCACTTGCAATCGGTATTGTCTTCCCGGCTCACATTGCCCAGGCGGGCAACAGGGTCAGTGTCGAGCTATCACTGCTGCAGAAAGTGGATGACAAGCAGGCGACTCGTGTAGTATCGGATACAGCATCAGTACCTGATGATGGCGCTCTCACCGTACAGTTGGGAAATCTCGTGTTTGATCTCGAACTTCTTTCAGTATCGGATGAGGCGGTGAATCTCAGGATCGAGATGATCACGTCCGGCCCCGGCACGAAGCGGTTCTTCGCATCGTATATTGTTCCCTACGGACTCCCGATCATTATCGACTCTGTGATAGTCAGGAACAAGTCGCTCTATCGCGCATCGGTTACGCCACTCGCTATCTGCGAAATCGAGAGAGAATGTCAGCACGATGTTACCGATACTACGGCGTTCCTCTCAGATCCTGCGCCCCATTTCCAGATATACTACGTGCCGGAGTCGCTCGGCGATTATCACTGGAACGGACTGCGCGCTTACCTTGAAGAGGAAGGCAGGGCGCTTGACAGACTCTGCAGGTTCGATGATCCGCAACCGACCAGTTTCTTCATCCTGCCGTGCAGGCCGACGTCGGTTCATTTCGACAAATATTACGACTTCGCAATCGACCCTGTCAAAGACAACGTGATGGCGATTTACAATCACGATGAGAAGCATGTCTCTTCATTGCCGGTTAACATGTTGAAGTTCTATCGCTACTGGGGATATGCTCCGAGGTTTTTCGCGGAAGGTATCGGTGCTTTCGCAGATTTCAATGACTTCTATCTCAAGGAATACTTGGGCAAGCATTCTCTGCCGGATCTGAGAAAGTACTTCAACTCGGAGGCGTTTCTTGCTTTCCCGGACAGAGAAGTGATGCGGCAGGCAGCAGGATCCTTCTGCAACTATTTGGTCAGCCGATACGGTATCACCAAATTCAAGGAATTCTGGGATATCTCGACTGATTTGACTGCGGCCAGCGATCTTGCAAGTGTCTATGACATATCCGCCGACTGGTTGGTTGGTGAATGGGAGCAATATCTGAACACCTTGAAAATAGATAACCGGTTGTTTCGATATCACGCGCAGCGATTGTCTCACTTGAGAGACTATGAAGAGGCGAACAGGCTGCTGTTGATCCGGTTCAAAGCGACCGGCGGAGACAGAGAGCAGATGCTGGAAATCGGCAATTACTTCTATTTGCTCGGGGATTACGAAAACGCTCAGGAGTACTTCGGCAAGGTTCTTCGGGAGGATAGTGTCAAAGTGACCGATGTTCTCACTTACGCAAACATGCTCCTGATGAACGGCAAGCTCGACTCCGCCCTCACGTGGTATGGCAAAGCTATTCTACAAGATTCGACTGAGGGAGTAGCGTACTATAAGACAGGCAGGATATATCATCATCTTGGCGATCTGGACAAGGCTTTGGAGTACTATCACAAAGCCGCCGCTGAATCCGAAGATCTCGGTGTTGTAATCGATGCACAAATCGGGATTGGTCTCTGCCTGCGCGAGCTCAACGACGAAGATTCTGCAAGTGTCTATTTTGCTTCGGCACTGAATGGATCCAAAGTCATTATGGTAGGAGGCGATCCAAAGCCAGCGGCTATTATGCGAGCCGGTGAGGCATTCCTGCAACTCGGTCAACCTGAAGCTGCTATCGAACATCTCGAATTCGCAATTTTCGTCGAAGAGAGGCTATTCTATATTGGCAGGATGGCATTGGCTCTCGGCGAGGCTTATGACTTGCTGGGAAACAGAACCGCTGCGATTGAGTCTTACAATCTGACAAAATCAGCTCCCGGCGGATATCTGTTCCGTGAGGAAGCCGACAAATACATATCCAAACCGTTCACGTTGAAACGATAG
- the lepB gene encoding signal peptidase I, translating to MMKRRARYRVKEYVEAILIALVIASILRVFVVQAYRVESGSMEDTMETGDFVFVNKFIYHFRNPVPGDVIVFEYPLNPSRDFIKRVVAVEGQIVEIKSKQLFVDGQPVPDPVGAKHIDSRIIPSELSTRDHFGPKQVPPGQYFVMGDNRDDSRDSRFWGFVDLSKIKGKSMIVYFSWKDDPNAPEWSSPYIDKIVTIPFYNLINFPSRVGWSRLFKTF from the coding sequence ATGATGAAAAGACGCGCGCGGTATCGCGTCAAGGAATATGTTGAAGCGATTCTGATCGCGCTTGTGATAGCTTCTATTCTGCGCGTATTTGTCGTTCAGGCATACAGAGTAGAGTCGGGCTCGATGGAAGACACCATGGAAACCGGCGATTTCGTGTTTGTAAACAAGTTCATCTACCACTTCCGGAATCCGGTTCCCGGCGATGTAATCGTCTTCGAATACCCACTCAATCCGAGCAGGGATTTTATCAAGCGAGTGGTTGCTGTCGAGGGACAAATAGTCGAGATCAAGTCCAAGCAGCTTTTTGTGGACGGACAGCCAGTTCCGGATCCGGTAGGCGCCAAACACATCGATTCCAGGATCATCCCGAGCGAACTCTCGACCCGGGATCATTTCGGCCCTAAGCAAGTGCCACCGGGGCAGTATTTTGTGATGGGCGACAATCGAGATGATTCCAGAGATTCCCGCTTCTGGGGATTTGTCGATCTAAGCAAGATCAAGGGCAAATCGATGATTGTCTATTTCTCATGGAAGGACGACCCGAACGCTCCCGAATGGTCATCGCCATACATCGACAAGATAGTGACAATCCCATTCTACAATCTTATCAATTTTCCTTCAAGAGTCGGCTGGTCGAGGCTGTTCAAGACCTTCTGA
- a CDS encoding BatA and WFA domain-containing protein, with product MGFLNSLLLFFGLFAAVPILIHLLNRQRVKLVYFSSLKYLKNLQKTRMRKLRIRQLLLLLLRMLIILVIVAAFARPTIQGGFSAGLGSAAKTSAVILLDNSLSMSAETRDGSLFESGRDFAAELLGAFSEGDEVLVATFNTDLSPVTDGFALDYTVTERLIRQAALSNRATDAQSTLADVFELMEGSRNLNREIYIISDFAETGWGDFAGTAFQTTPDGTRLYLVPIVDPEPDNLRVTSIDFGRQLIYPNRPVEIKVGLANDVQKRAAGLLASLYVDGARVSQSDCDIPALAKNEIVFAHSFTSAGLHDGYIELPDDAIIADNKLYFTLSIPEQLKVLVVGENESDNLYFKLAVKPQSDTPTQIVLNSIGLSSLSGEDLFSYDCIVLNGMKYLSEAGFSAIDNFAASGGRLLIFLPPEGDMKFYGSRIAKKYFGVDLIGPELIENQTGYFSLERLALSHPIFSRYSEIEKENLPKIKFKDIVKMKPSTSTKVLGWYSTGTPAIVESDWGQGRAVMFASDLRLKSNELVQHPLFVTFVNRAIEYLVADMTRVVERYHSGDIVERNLSDLAHDQQLELIAPDGARSYVTPNFSGKSAYLSITDADPPGIYTIAAGDNIADQFAVNVPVDETIQRYIDPGTVSGELAFLDPEILETEDDGFLEVIRQNRFGQEIWRPFLLIALALLAAEMVIARSGNRPTDTQN from the coding sequence ATGGGTTTTCTTAACAGTCTTCTTCTGTTCTTCGGTCTGTTTGCCGCGGTACCTATTCTGATTCATTTGCTAAATCGTCAGCGCGTCAAGCTGGTCTACTTTTCATCTCTCAAGTACCTGAAGAATCTTCAGAAGACCCGTATGAGGAAGCTGAGGATCAGACAGCTTCTGCTTCTTCTGCTCAGAATGCTGATCATATTGGTTATCGTAGCGGCTTTTGCGCGGCCGACGATCCAGGGAGGATTCTCCGCTGGTTTGGGATCTGCAGCCAAGACGTCTGCCGTCATCCTCCTGGACAATTCGCTGTCCATGTCTGCGGAGACTCGGGATGGTTCCCTATTCGAGTCAGGACGTGATTTTGCTGCTGAACTGCTCGGCGCCTTCAGTGAAGGCGATGAAGTTTTGGTGGCTACATTCAATACGGACTTGAGCCCTGTCACTGATGGATTCGCACTGGACTATACCGTAACCGAGAGACTGATTCGGCAGGCAGCTTTGTCTAACCGCGCAACAGACGCACAGAGCACCCTCGCCGATGTTTTCGAACTGATGGAAGGCTCCAGAAACCTCAATCGCGAGATTTACATAATCTCCGACTTTGCAGAGACAGGCTGGGGCGATTTCGCGGGCACAGCATTTCAGACAACTCCGGATGGGACTCGCCTGTATCTCGTTCCAATAGTCGATCCCGAGCCGGACAACTTGAGAGTGACCAGCATCGACTTCGGAAGACAGCTGATTTATCCGAATCGTCCCGTCGAAATTAAGGTCGGATTAGCAAACGATGTTCAGAAAAGGGCTGCCGGTTTGCTGGCCAGTCTCTATGTCGATGGCGCAAGGGTGAGCCAGTCCGACTGCGATATTCCCGCCTTAGCAAAGAATGAGATTGTGTTCGCACACTCGTTTACCAGTGCCGGATTGCATGACGGATATATCGAGCTGCCGGATGACGCAATAATCGCGGACAACAAGCTGTATTTCACTCTAAGCATCCCGGAGCAGCTAAAAGTCCTCGTGGTCGGAGAAAACGAGTCGGACAATCTTTATTTCAAGTTGGCAGTGAAACCCCAATCCGACACACCGACACAGATTGTCCTGAATTCCATCGGGCTGTCATCGCTCTCCGGTGAAGACCTCTTCTCATATGATTGCATAGTGCTGAATGGCATGAAGTACCTCTCTGAAGCGGGGTTTTCTGCAATAGACAATTTCGCAGCGTCAGGCGGAAGATTGCTGATATTTCTTCCCCCGGAAGGGGATATGAAATTCTATGGTTCGAGAATCGCGAAGAAGTACTTCGGAGTCGATCTGATCGGACCGGAGTTAATCGAAAATCAGACCGGCTATTTTTCTCTGGAACGGCTGGCGCTTTCTCACCCCATCTTCTCGCGATATTCGGAGATTGAGAAGGAGAACCTTCCGAAAATCAAGTTCAAAGACATTGTCAAAATGAAGCCCTCGACATCGACAAAAGTGCTCGGATGGTATTCAACAGGTACTCCCGCAATCGTTGAGTCTGACTGGGGACAGGGTCGTGCAGTGATGTTTGCAAGCGATCTGCGACTGAAATCGAATGAGCTTGTGCAACACCCGCTCTTCGTAACCTTTGTCAACCGGGCAATAGAATATCTTGTGGCCGACATGACCAGAGTTGTGGAGCGGTATCATTCGGGTGATATCGTTGAGCGAAACCTGTCTGATCTCGCACATGATCAGCAGCTTGAGTTGATCGCACCGGATGGCGCTCGCAGCTATGTTACACCGAATTTTTCCGGTAAGTCTGCCTATCTGTCGATAACAGATGCCGATCCACCCGGTATATACACAATTGCGGCTGGTGACAATATCGCAGATCAATTCGCCGTGAACGTGCCTGTTGACGAGACGATCCAGCGGTATATCGATCCCGGTACAGTTTCCGGCGAGCTCGCATTTCTCGATCCGGAAATACTCGAAACGGAAGATGATGGCTTCCTCGAAGTCATCCGGCAGAACCGCTTCGGGCAGGAGATCTGGAGACCGTTTCTGCTGATAGCCCTCGCATTGCTCGCTGCCGAAATGGTCATAGCCCGATCCGGAAATCGGCCGACCGACACCCAGAATTAG
- the lepA gene encoding translation elongation factor 4, giving the protein MDRIRNFSIIAHIDHGKSTLADRMLELTHTVENRDMHAQVLDSMDLEQERGITIKLHAIRIVYSAKDGKQYMLNLIDTPGHVDFTYEVSRSLAGCEGALLVVDASQGIEAQTISNLYLAMEHDLTIIPVINKIDLPHADVETTRRQIVDLLGVDEEEILLVSAKQGIGIEEVLEAIVSRVPHPKGNPEAPMRAMIFDSLFDMYRGAIPYIRVVDGVLNVGDQIAFYSNNKTFEVDELGFFRMRNIPTKKLSAGEVGYVIASIKIISDTKVGDTVFTGKKKEIQPLPGFRDIKPMVYAGIYPSVAENYEELRASIEKLKLNDASLLFEPETSVALGFGFRCGFLGLLHMEIIQERLTREYDLSIVNTVPNVEYCVKKLSGDLIYVDNPAFLPPRAEIDYIEEPYVNALIITPTEYIGNVMKLTQERRGIYKTTEYIDPTRATLSYRLPLAEIIFDFYDRLKSTTRGYASLDYDFCGFERSDLVKLDILINGDPVDAFSYIIHRSKAATWGRKLCSKLRELIPRQMFEVVIQAALGSRIISRETVRPLRKNVTAKCYGGDITRKRKLLERQKEGKRRMKQVGQVEIPQEAFLAVLQIEKD; this is encoded by the coding sequence ATGGATAGAATCAGAAACTTCTCAATAATAGCTCATATTGACCATGGTAAGTCGACTTTGGCCGATCGAATGCTCGAGTTGACGCACACGGTCGAAAACCGCGACATGCATGCCCAGGTGCTCGATTCGATGGATCTCGAGCAGGAGCGGGGAATCACAATCAAGCTGCATGCCATCAGGATAGTGTATAGCGCGAAGGACGGTAAGCAGTACATGCTCAACCTGATCGACACGCCGGGACATGTCGATTTCACGTACGAGGTTTCCAGATCACTGGCTGGTTGCGAAGGGGCTCTTCTGGTTGTGGACGCATCTCAGGGAATAGAGGCTCAGACTATTTCCAATCTCTATCTTGCGATGGAACACGACCTCACGATTATCCCCGTAATCAACAAGATCGATCTTCCGCACGCCGATGTCGAAACGACCAGACGACAGATTGTCGATCTTCTCGGAGTGGATGAGGAAGAGATTCTGCTTGTCTCCGCCAAACAGGGGATAGGTATCGAAGAGGTCCTTGAGGCTATTGTGAGCAGGGTTCCACATCCGAAAGGAAATCCTGAAGCGCCGATGCGGGCGATGATTTTTGACTCTCTATTCGATATGTATCGAGGCGCGATCCCGTACATCCGGGTAGTGGATGGCGTACTCAATGTCGGTGATCAGATAGCGTTTTACAGCAACAACAAGACATTCGAAGTCGATGAACTCGGGTTTTTCCGTATGCGGAATATACCGACGAAGAAACTGTCTGCCGGTGAGGTTGGGTATGTTATTGCGTCGATCAAGATTATCTCCGACACAAAGGTCGGCGACACGGTTTTCACCGGCAAGAAGAAAGAGATCCAGCCACTTCCGGGATTCAGAGATATAAAGCCGATGGTTTACGCCGGCATTTACCCTTCTGTTGCGGAGAACTACGAGGAACTGCGGGCATCTATCGAAAAGCTCAAACTCAATGATGCCTCGTTGCTCTTCGAACCGGAGACGTCGGTCGCTCTCGGATTCGGGTTCAGGTGTGGTTTCCTTGGTCTTCTTCACATGGAGATTATCCAGGAGCGGCTGACACGCGAATATGATCTCTCTATAGTAAACACCGTTCCCAACGTCGAGTACTGCGTCAAGAAACTGTCGGGCGACCTTATCTACGTCGATAACCCGGCCTTCCTTCCGCCGAGAGCAGAGATCGACTACATCGAGGAGCCGTACGTGAACGCACTGATTATCACTCCGACCGAGTACATCGGCAATGTGATGAAACTCACACAGGAGCGTCGCGGCATATACAAGACGACGGAGTACATTGATCCGACGCGCGCCACTCTCAGCTACAGACTGCCACTTGCAGAGATAATCTTCGATTTCTACGACAGGCTGAAATCGACGACCCGCGGCTACGCTTCCCTCGACTACGATTTCTGCGGTTTTGAGCGATCTGACCTCGTAAAACTCGACATCTTGATCAACGGTGATCCGGTCGATGCTTTCTCATACATAATCCATCGCAGCAAGGCCGCGACCTGGGGCCGGAAGCTCTGCTCTAAATTGCGCGAACTCATTCCGCGCCAAATGTTTGAGGTCGTTATCCAGGCTGCTCTCGGGTCCAGGATTATTTCACGAGAAACTGTCCGGCCTCTGCGCAAGAACGTCACAGCGAAATGCTACGGAGGAGATATCACTCGCAAAAGAAAACTCCTAGAACGCCAAAAAGAGGGAAAACGGCGGATGAAACAAGTTGGTCAGGTCGAGATTCCTCAGGAAGCCTTCCTCGCGGTGTTGCAGATCGAAAAGGACTAG
- a CDS encoding 2-phosphosulfolactate phosphatase: MKVELYFTHSGLAESDLSGKTVVIIDVLRACTVVCSAFAAGCREIIPVKTIGDASMLAANLDREVVLLAGERDGHKIDGFDLGNSPFEFTEDIVRDKIIILASTNGSKAMVLGSGGDSCYAASFVNISTVVDQIKCDGIDTAIICSGKESKFSLEDALCGGMILSKLGDQANMANDAASVALKLYEAHRDNLAGALRQCDHGRYLASIGFGSDIDFAASVDTCCILASWDNGRLIARNGC; the protein is encoded by the coding sequence ATGAAGGTAGAACTCTATTTCACGCATTCCGGTCTCGCGGAGAGCGATCTTTCCGGCAAGACAGTGGTCATAATCGATGTCCTGCGTGCCTGCACCGTCGTATGCTCGGCATTCGCAGCGGGATGCCGCGAGATCATACCGGTGAAGACGATCGGTGACGCTTCAATGCTGGCTGCCAATCTCGACCGTGAAGTAGTGCTGCTCGCCGGTGAGCGCGACGGCCACAAGATCGACGGTTTCGATCTCGGAAATTCTCCGTTCGAATTTACGGAGGATATCGTAAGAGACAAAATCATCATCCTCGCTTCGACCAATGGGTCCAAAGCCATGGTTCTCGGATCGGGTGGTGATTCGTGCTATGCCGCATCCTTTGTGAACATATCCACCGTAGTGGACCAAATCAAATGCGACGGCATTGACACGGCAATCATATGTTCCGGTAAAGAGTCGAAGTTCTCGCTCGAGGATGCGCTCTGTGGTGGGATGATCCTGTCTAAGCTCGGCGATCAGGCTAATATGGCAAACGATGCCGCCTCGGTGGCTCTGAAACTCTATGAAGCTCATCGGGATAACCTTGCCGGTGCTTTGCGCCAATGTGATCATGGTCGATATTTGGCATCTATCGGATTCGGATCAGATATTGATTTCGCAGCAAGTGTTGACACATGTTGTATTCTGGCGTCATGGGATAATGGCCGACTGATCGCCAGAAATGGCTGCTGA
- a CDS encoding flavodoxin family protein, with product MTNSTSKNRLLILNGSPIRGSTTDVLSERIADGAAQDGWSHETVFLNDLVIKPCQSCGVREDDDLCIYHDDLYPVYKKFSICDAVVAATPVYFDTVSAQLKLFIDRCNCYRPLRQSPSGEHFLEKRVWKERRGIIVLVGGPRQKYDCAMTVIKGFLIWTGVKFFDSLCYSHESWAAGAAKDDPDIMHKAFDLGRSLTV from the coding sequence ATGACGAATTCGACCTCGAAGAATAGACTGCTGATCCTGAACGGCTCGCCGATTCGAGGATCGACTACAGATGTGCTCTCTGAGCGAATTGCTGATGGCGCCGCTCAAGATGGATGGTCGCACGAGACTGTCTTCCTGAACGATCTTGTCATCAAGCCGTGCCAGTCATGTGGTGTACGAGAAGACGATGATCTCTGCATTTACCATGACGACCTCTACCCGGTTTACAAAAAGTTTAGTATCTGCGATGCAGTAGTAGCAGCGACGCCAGTGTATTTCGATACTGTCTCGGCCCAACTGAAACTGTTCATCGACCGCTGCAACTGCTATCGACCATTGAGACAATCACCATCCGGAGAGCATTTTCTCGAAAAGAGAGTCTGGAAAGAAAGACGCGGAATAATAGTTCTGGTAGGCGGTCCGAGACAAAAATATGACTGTGCAATGACTGTGATCAAAGGGTTCTTGATTTGGACAGGCGTGAAGTTTTTCGATTCACTCTGCTATTCGCACGAGAGCTGGGCAGCGGGCGCGGCAAAAGATGATCCGGACATCATGCACAAAGCATTCGATCTCGGCAGAAGCCTGACTGTTTAG
- the gcvT gene encoding glycine cleavage system aminomethyltransferase GcvT: protein MDSDGSESKKTPLFDKHVALKAKMVDFAGFRMPVLYNSINAEHLLVREKVGIFDLSHMGEFFVSGKDAESFLQKVTVNDVSALLEWQIQYSCMCYPDGGIVDDLLVYRLPDRYMLVVNAACLDKDFAWLKQNLSGDVKLENDSDDYGLIAIQGRKAQKVLAKLTAFDLDSLPFYWAATADIGGHEMLFSRTGYTGEDGFELYVPADNCADVWAKVIDAGREFEMGPIGLGARDSLRLEMKYMLYGNDIDKTTDPISAGLGWIVKLDKGDFIGRDNIESVRTNKPESKLVAFEMLEKAIPRKDYVIIGEGSEIGTVTSGGFSPSIQKGIGLGYVTREFSKIGRGLAILIRGKEVPAIVVKPPFYKEGSHR from the coding sequence ATGGACAGCGACGGGAGCGAATCAAAAAAAACACCATTGTTCGACAAGCATGTCGCGCTGAAAGCTAAGATGGTAGATTTTGCCGGGTTTCGTATGCCGGTCCTCTACAACTCAATCAACGCCGAGCACCTTCTGGTACGAGAGAAAGTCGGCATTTTCGATCTGTCGCACATGGGTGAGTTTTTCGTGTCCGGCAAGGATGCGGAGAGCTTTCTTCAAAAGGTGACCGTCAACGATGTCTCGGCTCTGCTGGAGTGGCAGATTCAGTATAGCTGTATGTGTTACCCTGATGGCGGAATTGTTGACGATCTTCTGGTGTATCGATTGCCGGATCGCTATATGCTGGTGGTCAATGCGGCCTGTCTCGATAAGGATTTCGCATGGCTTAAGCAGAATCTGTCGGGAGACGTGAAACTCGAAAACGACTCCGATGATTACGGACTGATCGCGATCCAGGGTCGCAAAGCCCAGAAAGTTCTGGCGAAGCTGACCGCATTCGATCTCGACTCGCTGCCGTTCTACTGGGCAGCGACAGCCGACATTGGCGGGCATGAGATGCTGTTCTCACGAACCGGATACACTGGCGAGGATGGTTTCGAACTGTATGTTCCCGCGGACAATTGCGCGGATGTGTGGGCTAAAGTGATCGATGCTGGTCGAGAGTTCGAGATGGGACCGATCGGTCTCGGCGCGCGCGACTCGCTCAGACTCGAAATGAAATACATGCTCTACGGCAACGATATCGACAAGACCACCGATCCAATTTCGGCTGGTCTTGGTTGGATTGTCAAGCTGGATAAGGGCGATTTCATTGGGCGCGACAACATTGAATCAGTCAGGACCAACAAGCCGGAATCGAAGCTTGTGGCTTTCGAGATGCTCGAGAAGGCGATTCCCCGCAAGGACTACGTTATAATCGGCGAAGGTTCCGAAATCGGGACCGTAACATCGGGTGGATTCTCGCCCAGCATTCAGAAGGGTATCGGACTCGGCTACGTGACGCGCGAATTTTCGAAGATCGGAAGAGGGCTTGCGATTTTGATTCGAGGAAAAGAAGTCCCCGCGATTGTCGTCAAGCCACCATTCTACAAAGAGGGTTCACACAGGTAA
- a CDS encoding ABC-F family ATP-binding cassette domain-containing protein encodes MKTGDKIGLIGRNGIGKTTLFRILLGELSADAGELARAKGVRIGYLPQEVRLDKSLTLLDEVTDAFSHLIGMKKRIEELELIIASGADKAILTEYGHLQERFEREGGFTYQSRIEDVLTGLGFLEEEFQKPLNLFSGGEKSRAYLAKLLLSLPDILLLDEPTNHLDISSTEWLESYLIELDAAVIIVSHDRLFLNRTTKLTLDFRPDRIEEYAGNFDFYLKERKARQEQQSKLYQRQKEEILRIEDFIHRNIAGQKTKQAQSRRTMLSKIKRLTSPETDGKAATLRIESSGRSYRKLLEVNGLSKSFVGRTIFSDISFEIERGEKIGLIGPNGSGKSTLVKIITGELEPDDGEFTIGGNVKPAYFDQELSIIATDDTVLDSIWEEKPLAEAGELRSYLGRYLFSGEDVFKSVSALSGGEKSRLALAKIFLLPANFLILDEPTNHLDIPSSERLEEALAEYDGAALIVSHDRFFLDKTVSKIFALENGSLRVIDGNYSEYVRLREAQDTAVRTETDIEERMIEKEARLNEWKDLKEKRRVRKQFEKLEDDIQKKEQKMLAILDMLEDESIQSDWERLAELQKSKQQIEAELDELLRQYDEFDLEE; translated from the coding sequence GTGAAGACCGGTGACAAAATCGGCTTGATCGGACGCAATGGCATCGGCAAGACGACGCTCTTTCGGATTCTCCTCGGAGAGCTTTCTGCCGACGCGGGAGAACTTGCCAGAGCAAAGGGAGTACGGATCGGATATCTCCCCCAGGAGGTTCGACTCGACAAGAGCTTGACCCTGCTCGATGAAGTGACCGATGCCTTCAGCCATCTCATCGGCATGAAGAAACGCATCGAAGAACTCGAATTAATCATAGCGTCTGGTGCCGACAAGGCCATCCTTACCGAGTACGGACACCTTCAGGAACGGTTTGAACGTGAAGGCGGGTTCACCTATCAATCTCGAATAGAGGACGTGCTGACCGGCCTCGGATTTCTCGAGGAAGAATTCCAAAAACCGCTCAACCTTTTTTCCGGAGGCGAGAAGAGTCGCGCATATCTCGCAAAACTGCTGCTGTCGCTGCCCGATATCCTGCTTCTCGACGAGCCTACGAATCATCTCGATATCAGTTCAACCGAATGGCTCGAATCATATCTGATAGAGCTCGATGCCGCTGTGATAATCGTCTCGCACGACAGATTATTCCTTAATCGCACGACAAAGCTGACGCTCGATTTCAGACCGGATCGCATCGAAGAATATGCCGGCAATTTCGATTTCTATCTCAAAGAACGTAAGGCAAGGCAGGAACAGCAGTCCAAGCTATATCAGCGACAGAAAGAAGAGATACTGCGGATCGAGGATTTCATTCATCGCAATATCGCAGGGCAGAAGACCAAACAGGCTCAGTCACGGAGAACAATGCTCTCCAAAATCAAGCGACTCACATCTCCGGAAACGGATGGCAAAGCCGCCACGTTGCGAATCGAATCCTCGGGACGCAGCTACAGGAAACTCCTCGAAGTGAATGGACTTTCGAAGTCATTCGTTGGCCGCACGATATTCTCCGACATCTCGTTTGAAATCGAACGCGGTGAGAAAATCGGCCTGATAGGTCCTAACGGCAGCGGCAAATCGACGCTGGTGAAGATCATCACCGGCGAACTGGAGCCGGATGACGGTGAGTTCACGATCGGCGGAAATGTAAAGCCTGCGTACTTCGATCAGGAGCTTTCGATTATTGCTACTGACGACACGGTGCTCGATTCGATCTGGGAGGAGAAACCGCTTGCCGAAGCAGGCGAATTGCGGAGCTATCTCGGACGATATCTCTTCTCCGGCGAAGATGTTTTCAAGAGTGTGTCGGCGCTCTCTGGTGGCGAGAAAAGCAGGCTTGCTCTCGCTAAAATATTCCTGCTGCCTGCAAATTTCCTGATTCTCGATGAGCCAACCAATCATCTCGATATCCCGTCAAGCGAACGGCTTGAAGAGGCACTCGCTGAATATGATGGCGCGGCTCTCATCGTGTCACATGACAGATTCTTTCTCGATAAAACTGTGTCGAAGATCTTCGCGCTCGAAAATGGGTCACTGAGAGTCATCGACGGAAACTACTCCGAGTATGTGAGGCTGAGGGAAGCTCAGGATACGGCTGTCCGTACAGAGACTGACATCGAGGAACGAATGATCGAAAAAGAGGCTCGACTCAACGAATGGAAAGACCTCAAGGAGAAGCGCCGGGTTCGCAAACAATTCGAGAAGCTTGAGGATGACATCCAGAAGAAGGAGCAGAAGATGCTCGCCATCCTCGACATGCTTGAAGATGAGTCGATACAGAGCGATTGGGAAAGACTCGCCGAACTCCAGAAATCCAAGCAACAGATCGAAGCTGAGCTTGACGAGCTATTGAGACAATATGACGAATTCGACCTCGAAGAATAG